One genomic segment of Gemmatimonadaceae bacterium includes these proteins:
- the paaB gene encoding 1,2-phenylacetyl-CoA epoxidase subunit PaaB, with amino-acid sequence MTPPADERNWPLWEVFTQGKDGEPHQHAGSVHATDAEHALQNARDIYARRNEAVNLWVVPSAAITASTPEDMGPFFDPANDKAYRHPQFYKVPKGVKVF; translated from the coding sequence CGCAACTGGCCGCTCTGGGAAGTGTTTACGCAGGGCAAGGACGGCGAGCCGCACCAGCACGCGGGGAGCGTGCATGCCACGGACGCCGAGCACGCGTTGCAGAACGCGCGCGACATCTACGCGCGCCGCAACGAAGCCGTGAACCTTTGGGTGGTGCCGAGCGCGGCCATCACCGCCTCCACGCCCGAGGACATGGGGCCGTTCTTCGACCCCGCCAATGACAAGGCGTATCGGCATCCGCAGTTCTACAAGGTGCCCAAAGGGGTGAAGGTGTTCTGA